From a single Brassica napus cultivar Da-Ae chromosome C9, Da-Ae, whole genome shotgun sequence genomic region:
- the LOC106421478 gene encoding quinolinate synthase, chloroplastic, producing the protein MHKNKTFFEVERLSYCTKHRFPTGLFPTIPSPTSHRLHRQRFKRELLFLFQNHKVFCVLMALALSVTPTSSSSCVLSRNPSPNFKTTLLNFASPRRIHAINPLHRSFQCLQSPSQHLNTSPFTTSAVTSSSSSQTTELVLQRLVKEFKSLAEPIDRLKWVLRYASLLPPMPDSSRTESNRVMGCTARVWLDAELGQDGKMRFWADSDSDVSKGMCSCLIQLLDSATPEEVMELKTEDLVELNVGLLGGERSRVNTWHNVLVSMQKKTRRLVAEKEGKAPTFETFPSLLLTSDGIEAKGSFAEAQAKYLFPEEARVQQLVKVLKEKKIGVSAHFYMDPEVQGVLTAAQKHWPHIYISDSLIMADAAVKMAKAGCQYITVLGVDFMSENVRAILDQAGFGEVGVYRMSDETIGCSLADAASAPAYLNYLEAASLSPPSLHVVYINTSLETKAFAHELVPTITCTSSNVVQTILQAFADMPELNVWYGPDTYMGANIVKLFQQMTLMTDEEIANIHPKHNLDSIRSLLPRLHYFQEGTCIVHHLFGHEVVERIKYMYCDAFLTAHLEVPGEMFSLAMEAKKRDMGVVGSTQNILDFIKKKVQEAVDRDVDDHLQFVLGTESGMVTSIVAVIRSLLGSSANSKVKVEVVFPVSSDSMSKTTSPKGPSSIKVGDAVLPIVPGVAGGEGCSIHGGCASCPYMKMNSLNSLLKVCQNLPDVENVIGGFKAERFKRQTPQGKLIADVGCEPILHMRHFQANKELPKELLDHVLSREGKR; encoded by the exons atgcataaaaataaaacttttttcgAAGTGGAACGCCTTTCATATTGCACTAAGCATCGATTCCCCACCGGCCTATTCCCCACCATCCCCTCTCCTACTTCACACCGTCTTCATCGCCAAAGGTTCAAGAGAgagcttttgtttctttttcagaATCACAAGGTTTTTTGTGTTCTAATGGCGTTAGCTCTCTCAGTCACacccacttcttcttcctcttgtgTCCTCTCTCGGAACCCTAGTCCTAATTTCAAAACCACCCTTCTGAATTTCGCCTCTCCAAGGAGGATTCACGCCATTAATCCTCTCCATAGATCCTTCCAGTGTCTTCAATCTCCCTCACAACACCTAAACACATCTCCATTCACAACCTCAGCCGttacctcttcttcttcctcgcaAACCACAGAGCTCGTTCTCCAGAGACTAGTCAAAGAATTCAAATCCCTCGCAGAGCCAATCGATAGGCTCAAATGGGTTCTACGTTACGCGAGTCTCCTCCCTCCGATGCCCGATTCCTCCCGGACCGAATCTAACCGGGTCATGGGCTGCACGGCTCGGGTCTGGCTTGACGCTGAGTTAGGTCAAGACGGGAAGATGCGGTTTTGGGCAGACAGTGACTCAGATGTGTCCAAAGGGATGTGTTCCTGTCTGATTCAGTTGCTTGATTCTGCTACCCCTGAAGAAGTGATGGAATTGAAGACTGAGGATTTGGTTGAGCTTAACGTTGGACTGTTGGGTGGTGAGAGATCGAGGGTTAACACGTGGCACAACGTTCTTGTGAGCATGCAGAAGAAGACACGGCGGCTCGTGGCGGAGAAGGAAGGAAAAGCTCCGACCTTTGAGACGTTTCCTTCACTGTTGTTGACTTCTGATGGCATCGAGGCTAAAGGTAGCTTCGCTGAAGCTCAG GCGAAATATTTGTTTCCGGAGGAGGCACGGGTTCAACAACTAGTCAAGGTGCTGAAGGAAAAGAAGATTGGAGTGTCTGCTCATTTCTATATGGATCCAGAAGTGCAAGGGGTCTTGACTGCTGCTCAGAAGCATTGGCCACATATCTATATATCTGATTCTCTTATCATGGCAGATGCAGCTGTCAAGATGGCTAAAGCTGGATGTCAGTACATAACAGTTCTTGGTGTTGATTTCATGTCTGAAAATGTGCGTGCCATCCTTGATCAAGCTGGTTTTGGAGAG GTTGGTGTGTACAGAATGTCAGATGAGACCATTGGTTGTTCACTAGCTGATGCTGCTTCTGCTCCTGCATATTTGAACTATCTCGAAGCTGcttctctttctcctccttCATTGCATGTTGTTTATATCAATACATCTCTGGAAACAAAAGCTTTTGCTCACGAGCTTGTACCTACCATTACTTGCACTTCATCTAATGTTGTACAGACGATTCTCCAG GCGTTTGCTGATATGCCCGAGTTAAATGTTTGGTACGGTCCTGATACTTACATGGGAGCGAATATTGTAAAGCTATTCCAGCAGATGACTTTGATGACGGATGAAGAGATCGCCAATATTCATCCTAAGCACAATCTAGACTCCATTAGATCATTGCTCCCTCGTCTTCACTATTTCCAG GAAGGAACGTGCATTGTGCATCACCTGTTCGGTCACGAGGTAGTGGAGAGGATAAAGTACATGTACTGTGACGCCTTTCTTACTGCACACCTCGAGGTTCCAGGTGAAATGTTTTCATTAGCAATGGAAGCAAAGAAAAGAGACATGGGTGTTGTAGGATCCACACAAAACATACTAGACTTCATCAAGAAGAAGGTGCAGGAAGCAGTTGACCGAGATGTCGATGACCATCTCCAGTTTGTTCTAGGAACAGAGTCAGGAATGGTAACATCTATTGTCGCGGTGATCAGGAGTTTGCTAGGTTCTTCTGCTAACTCGAAAGTGAAGGTTGAAGTAGTGTTTCCGGTTTCATCAGACTCCATGTCAAAAACTACTTCCCCAAAAGGTCCAAGCTCCATTAAAGTTGGTGATGCGGTGTTACCGATTGTACCAGGAGTAGCAGGCGGTGAAGGCTGTTCTATTCATGGTGGATGTGCTTCATGTCCATATATGAAG ATGAATTCGCTTAACTCGCTCTTGAAAGTATGCCAAAATCTACCTGATGTGGAAAATGTAATCGGAGGATTCAAAGCAGAGCGATTCAAACGACAAACTCCACAAGGAAAACTCATTGCGGATGTTGGGTGTGAACCAATACTTCACATGAGGCACTTCCAA GCGAACAAGGAGCTGCCAAAGGAGCTTCTTGATCATGTCTTAAGTCGTGAGGGCAAGAGATGA
- the LOC106421479 gene encoding autophagy-related protein 16 encodes MSQEEKAMEAIKDALRALRKRHLLEEGAHGPAISALSKPMISQGSEWKEKTEKLEIELQQCYKAQSRLSALLVIEVAESRTSKASLQDKELLINDLEKDLSQTREECTRLQEELEEKTKTLDLLITENKEVRSQLEEMTNRAQKAESENKMLIDRWMLQKMQDAERLNEANALYEEMLAKLKANGLENLARQQVDGIVRRNEDGTDHFVESTIPSTCGHRIHAHEGGCGSILFQYNSRTLFTGGQAGPVKMWDTNSGSLIKSLNGSLGNILDLAITHDNKSLIAASSSNNLFVWDVNSGRVRHTLTGHTDKVCAVDVSKFSSRHVVSAAYDRTIKLWDLQKGYCTNTVLFTSNCNAICLSIDGLTVFSGHMDGNLRLWDIQTGKLLSEVAGHSSAITSVSLSRNGNMILTSGRDNVHNVFDTRTLEICGTLRASGNRLASNWSRSCISPDDEYVAAGSADGTVHVWSISKGSIVSTLKEQTSPILCCSWSGIGKPLASADKNGYVCTWT; translated from the exons AT GTCACAGGAGGAGAAAGCAATGGAAGCCATAAAAGACGCTTTGAGAGCTTTGCGGAAGCGCCATCTTCTGGAAGAAGGAGCTCATGGACCCGCCATTTCTGCGCTCTCTAAACCTATGATTTCTCAG GGATCTGAATGGAAGGAGAAAACAGAAAAGCTGGAGATAGAGCTACAGCAGTGTTACAAAGCGCAATCCCGATTGTCTGCGCTACTCGTGATAGAAGTAGCTGAATCCAGAACTTCAAAGGCTTCTTTACAAGACAAGGAGTTGTTGATTAATGACCTCGAGAAGGACTTATCCCAAACAAG GGAGGAGTGTACACGATTACAAGAAGAGTTAGAGGAAAAGACCAAGACGCTTGATTTACTTATTACCGAAAACAAGGAAGTCAGATCTCAGCTGGAGGAGATGACTAACAGAGCTCAAAAAGCAGAGTCTGAGAACAAAATGTTAATTGATCGGTGGATGTTACAGAAGATGCAGGATGCAGAACGTCTTAATGAG GCAAATGCTCTCTATGAAGAAATGCTAGCTAAGCTTAAGGCCAATGGTTTGGAAAATCTTGCTAGGCAGCAAGTTGATGGAATTGTCCGACGCAATGAAGATGGAACTGATCATTTTGTTGAGTCTACCATCCCGTCAACATGTGGCCACCGTATCCATGCTCACGAAGGTGGCTGTGGTTCGATACTCTTTCAATACAACTCTCGTACTCTGTTTACCGGTGGCCAAGCCGGACCAGTAAAAATGTGGGACACCAATAGTGGGTCTCTAATCAAAAGCTTAAACGGTTCCCTTGGGAATATACTTGATCTAGCCATAACCCACGACAATAAGTCCCTGATCGCAGCAAGCAGCTCTAACAATTTGTTTGTGTGGGACGTTAACTCTGGTAGGGTACGTCATACTCTCACAGGCCACACAGATAAAGTATGTGCTGTGGATGTGAGCAAGTTCTCCAGCCGACATGTTGTCAGTGCAGCTTATGACCGTACTATTAAACTCTGGGATTTGCAGAAAGGTTACTGTACAAACACAGTGCTCTTTACCAGTAACTGCAATGCGATCTGCTTAAGCATAGATGGGCTTACGGTATTCTCAGGCCACATGGATGGGAATCTGAGGTTGTGGGATATTCAAACTGGGAAACTTCTGTCTGAAGTAGCTGGACATTCTTCTGCTATAACCTCTGTATCATTGTCCCGGAATGGAAATATGATCTTGACGAGCGGGAGAGACAACGTGCATAATGTATTCGATACACGGACTTTGGAAATTTGCGGGACGTTGAGAGCATCAGGGAACAGATTGGCATCGAATTGGAGCCGGTCGTGTATAAGTCCAGATGATGAATACGTGGCTGCGGGATCTGCTGATGGAACGGTGCATGTCTGGTCTATCTCCAAAGGCAGTATAGTGAGCACTCTCAAGGAGCAAACATCTCCTATACTGTGTTGTTCTTGGAGTGGGATTGGGAAACCATTGGCATCGGCTGATAAAAACGGGTATGTCTGTACTTGGACATGA